From Schizosaccharomyces pombe strain 972h- genome assembly, chromosome: II, the proteins below share one genomic window:
- the pof2 gene encoding F-box protein Pof2, translating into MRVPNEVCFNILSYLEADELRCKSTVCTSWRNFIIPTLWEKVVFQNEAQLNNFFDTLQYSKDVSYYFRYLRKLNCSRVRKFLTDKHLMLMTLATGISRLNLSGCTRISEPLIGKLLYQNLNLVTINFSNIFSLPANILEYISDNCPNLKALNIGNCGLVEDTGMVQIIKRCPYLNRLIIPNCRKLTDVSLQILSEKEDLIELDISGCEGFHNADTLSRLVSRNRGLKELSMDGCTELSHFITFLNLNCELDAMRALSLNNLPDLKDSDIELITCKFSKLNSLFLSKCIGLTDSSLLSLTKLSQSLTTLHLGHCYEITDIGVQCLLKSCKNITYIDFGGCLRLSDIAVSAIAKLPYLQRVGLVKCICLTDLSVILLSGSFSRNLERVHLSYCIGLTAKSVSYLMYNCKTLKHLSVTGINSILCTELRSFSRPIPDGINPSQVPVFCAFTKVEIDLFREFIRNRI; encoded by the exons ATGCGGGTGCCTAATGAAGtttgttttaatatattaTCATATTTGGAAGCCGATGAGCTAAGGTGCAAATCGACAGTTTGTACTTCATGGAGGAATTTTATTATACCCACTTTATGGGAAAAAGTAGTATTTCAAAACGAAGCTCAattaaataacttttttgatACTTTACAATACTCCAAGGATGTTTCGTACTATTTCAGGTATTTGCGCAAGCTGAATTGCTCTCGTGTTAGGAAATTTCTTACCGATAAACATTTAATGTTAATGACATTAGCAACAGGGATTTCTCGTCTGAATTTGTCTGGATGTACTCGCATTTCCGAGCCTCTTATTGGTAAACTGTTGTATCAGAATTTGAACTTGGTTACTATAAACTTCAGTaatattttctctttacCGGCGAATATACTTGAATATATTTCTGATAATTGCCCTAATTTAAAAGCTTTGAATATTGGGAATTGTGGGTTAGTAGAAGATACCGGTATGGTTCAGATAATAAAACGTTGTCCGTACTTAAATCGGCTCATTATACCGAATTGTCGAAAGCTGACTGACGTCTCATTACAAATACTttctgaaaaagaagaCCTGATTGAATTAGATATTAGTGGATGTGAAGGCTTTCATAATGCGGATACGCTGTCTAGGTTGGTCTCCAGAAATCGAGgtttgaaagaattatcTATGGATGGTTGCACAGAATTGTCACATTTCAtcacttttttaaacttaaACTGTGAATTAGATGCAATGAGGGCATTAAGTCTTAACAATTTACCAGATTTGAAAGACAGTGACATAGAATTGATAACTTGTAAGTTCTCAAAATTAAACTCTCTATTTCTTTCCAAATGCATTGGATTGACTGATTCGTCACTTTTAAGCTTAACAAAGCTTTCTCAATCTTTAACGACTCTTCATTTGGGACATTGCTATGAGATAACCGATATTGGTGTTCAATGTCTTCTAAAGTCatgtaaaaatataactTACATTGACTTCGGTGGTTGCCTTCGTTTGAGTGATATAGCAGTAAGTGCTATTGCTAAGTTGCCATATCTTCAAAGAGTAGGTTTGGTCAAATGCATTTGCCTTACTGACCTTTCTGTAATCTTACTAAGTGGGTCTTTTTCCAGAAACCTTGAACGAGTACATCTTTCTTATTGCATTGGACTAACCGCAAAG TCGGTTAGTTATTTGATGTATAACTGTAAAACGTTAAAGCATCTTAGCGTTACTGGAATTAACTCTATATTATGCACAGAATTGCGATCTTTTTCCCGTCCAATTCCAGATGGAATAAACCCGTCCCAAGTCCCGGTATT CTGTGCGTTCACTAAGGTCGAGATTGATTTGTTTCGAGAATTTATTCGTAATAGAATATAG
- the mot1 gene encoding TATA-binding protein-associated factor Mot1, which yields MTTRLDRLVVLLDSGSTSVVRETAAKQIGDIQKVHPDELYNLLGRVVPYLKSKNWDTRVAAAKAIGGIVENVPVWNPNRTSPVKKEETEDLPSFNGDTEEKPFIKTEEGAPASSQSQVVVSSNLTSNSEVSKLEEERLSTRSHSQEIKPIVDFGPDEETAKELNTELKGKFENSLLSFESFDIANVLKAGKKLLGSASRDYDVNPANYSTHYLQQLSNLKSRLDLAGEYLDDSIMNDLGDNVGSNSKGSPTTSIPEHKTSINNNKPEDTPTPSENVHLSARQRNALKRKARQMKNSQKVRVIDVAPTLVHQQNSTSSADKKTGADYNFTAQSRSDRLVVEHKAPIVPSAAVAVTSDSVWPFETLVELLLIDMFDPSWEIRHGACMGLREIIRYAGFGYGRVVGKSEAENEQLNKKYFDDLLCRIACVFALDRFGDYLADQVVAPIRESVSQVLGVALIYVPNDSVFSMYKVLHSLVFQNELGLTNTVWEAAHGGMLGIKYLVAVKYPLFFSHSDYLDSLINTVIHGLANHDDDVRAVSALTLLPIADKLVQEKLSSCKNLLKVLWDCLDDVKDDLSSSTSCVMDLLSSLCSFTEVMNLMQETANSDPEFSFETLVPRLFHLMRYTLTGVRRSVVYALTKFISVQTSCSWITGLTLRLCFQNVLLEQQEDISKSSCELAQRVMDILYRDGPESFSKLLYSHIEPMLKVSITPIGSFRRPYPLDTTLIVKPSGQPYAPSTSRERNNNISELSNSRTKHRAKDDPKGSFCFSVDEPMLNGDVEFVGEERMLKARLRASSLLGRIIGRWKRDEILLFFKPFLQACLTSSFSTPVVLGSRLIESFFEVEDNDLTIQKDELYHLLCDQFATVPRENYANLVSQLHVVRAQCNALLNTFLDVGRLSRSKIPSLAVVVKGDPEAGPIAFGIADAEKLVGPTYENLCKLLSPSQKAQSSKALNEIKYLIIDEISIYKIAKERQDIQCSASIASAMVTYDKLPKKLNSIIKGIMESIKKEQFSCLQMHSASAMMKLISACYKESRQVISEKIVRNLCAYVCMDTTETPIFHDSGKNGILSLHSIGTSDDNDEQVSGKLVDDSDDVSNDRKSSLSSVSDKDAAVLQRMGAQLTLQQMAQNFGSSLFSRVPVLSQCLFVPLQQYAESGFPSEVDQASCTVGQDLLDAMSILRFLVAYLDSGLQSEIVSTLPHLLATLQSNYSAVRNMASKCFAAITESNAAGSKALHLLVEDVVPLLGDASSTIHRQGAIECIYHVVQRLGVRILPYILYLIIPLLGRMSDADQDVRVLATTSFATLVKLVPLEAGLPDPPDLPQYLLDSREKERKFLEQMLNPSKVEAFSIPVPISADLRKYQQEGVNWLAFLNKYELHGILCDDMGLGKTLQTICIVASDHYNRQKLFEESGSPKFAHVPSLIVCPSTLAGHWQQELSTYAPFLKVSAYVGPPAERAKIRSKMKKSDVVVTSYDICRNDVDELVKIDWNYCVLDEGHVIKNARAKLTKAVKSLRSYHRLILSGTPIQNNVLELWSLFDFLMPGFLGTEKTFQERFVRPIAASRDAKSSSKERERGTLALEAIHKQVLPFMLRRLKEDVLADLPPKIIQDYYCDMSDLQRKLLNDFVSQLNINEELEDDETEKTQGTRKKKSQKAHIFQALQYMRKLCNHPALILTEKHPKRNAIVKQLAKENSGLHDLKHAPKLTALGQLLRDCGLGNSSVNSNGIDSALTNAVSEHRVLIFCQLKDMLDMVEKDLLQATMPDVTYMRLDGSVEPTKRQEAVTKFNNDPSIDVLLLTTHVGGLGLNLTGADTVIFVEHDWNPMRDLQAMDRAHRIGQKKVVNVYRLITRGCLEEKIMGLQRFKMNVASTVVNQQNAGLSSIGTDQILDLFNTTADEQQTVQNIDKEESEDAAGRGLSGTSKKALEGLPEMWDESQYDEFNLDGFISTLPKDAS from the coding sequence ATGACAACACGCCTCGACCGGTTGGTTGTATTGCTTGATAGCGGCTCTACTTCTGTCGTTCGAGAGACAGCTGCTAAACAAATTGGAGATATACAGAAAGTTCATCCTGATGAGCTTTACAATCTATTGGGACGAGTCGTCCCATACTTGAAATCTAAAAACTGGGATACACGTGTTGCTGCTGCCAAAGCGATCGGTGGAATAGTGGAAAATGTGCCTGTATGGAATCCAAATAGGACGTCTCCGGTAAAAAAGGAGGAAACTGAAGATTTGCCTTCTTTCAATGGTGACACTGAAGAAAAACCGTTCATAAAAACCGAGGAAGGCGCTCCAGCATCTTCACAATCCCAAGTTGTCGTCTCTTCCAACCTAACTTCTAATAGCGAAGTATCAAAACTGGAAGAGGAGAGGCTTTCTACTCGTTCACATTCACAAGAAATAAAACCGATAGTTGACTTTGGTCCTGATGAAGAAACAGCGAAAGAGTTAAATACTGAGCttaaaggaaaatttgaaaattcgTTGTTATCTTTTGAAAGTTTTGACATAGCAAATGTTCTCAAAGCTGGTAAAAAGTTATTAGGGAGTGCTAGCCGTGATTACGATGTTAATCCTGCAAATTATTCTACACATTATTTACAACAACTTTctaatttgaaaagtcGTCTCGATCTTGCTGGCGAGTATCTAGATGACAGTATAATGAATGATTTAGGAGATAATGTGGGTTCCAATTCCAAGGGTTCCCCTACTACTTCAATCCCAGAACATAAAACTTCTatcaataataataaaccGGAAGATACCCCGACTCCTTCCGAAAACGTTCATTTATCTGCTCGTCAGCGGAATGCATTAAAGCGTAAAGCTagacaaatgaaaaattcacAAAAAGTTCGTGTTATTGATGTTGCTCCAACTTTAGTACATCAGCAAAACTCAACTTCGTCTGCTGATAAAAAAACTGGTGCAGACTATAACTTTACTGCTCAAAGTCGGTCTGATCGTCTCGTTGTTGAGCATAAGGCTCCTATAGTTCCATCAGCTGCGGTAGCTGTGACTAGTGATTCCGTATGGCCTTTCGAAACTCTTGTCGAGTTATTGCTTATAGATATGTTTGACCCTTCTTGGGAAATTAGACACGGCGCATGTATGGGATTGCGTGAAATCATTAGATATGCTGGTTTCGGATATGGTCGTGTCGTTGGAAAATCTGAAGCAGAAAATGAACAACTGAATAAAAAGTACTTTGATGACTTACTTTGCCGTATAGCTTGCGTATTTGCTTTAGACAGGTTTGGTGATTATTTAGCTGATCAGGTGGTTGCTCCAATTCGTGAATCTGTGAGCCAGGTACTGGGTGTTGCACTAATATACGTTCCTAACGACTCAGTTTTTTCTATGTATAAAGTTTTACACTCActtgtttttcaaaatgagcTAGGTCTTACGAATACCGTGTGGGAAGCTGCTCATGGCGGTATGCTTGGTATCAAATATCTTGTTGCAGTTAAATACCCTTTATTCTTTTCCCATTCAGATTACCTTGACAGTTTAATAAATACCGTAATACATGGCTTGGCAAATCACGATGATGATGTCCGTGCTGTTAGTGCACTTACTCTCTTGCCAATCGCCGATAAATTGGTCCAGGAGAAATTATCGTCCTGCAAGAATTTGCTAAAAGTTTTGTGGGATTGCTTAGACGATGTTAAGGATGatctttcttcttctacTTCTTGTGTTATGGACCTTCTGTCATCTTTATGCTCGTTTACTGAAGTAATGAACCTTATGCAAGAGACCGCAAATAGCGATCCTGAGTTTTCATTTGAAACTTTGGTTCCTAGGCTTTTTCATCTTATGCGCTATACCCTTACTGGTGTCCGTCGATCTGTTGTATACGCTTTgacaaaatttatttccGTACAAACATCATGTAGTTGGATTACGGGTTTAACTCTTCGTTTATGTTTCCAAAATGTTTTACTCGAACAACAAGAGGATATCTCGAAATCCTCTTGCGAACTTGCTCAGCGTGTTATGGACATTCTGTATCGTGATGGACCGGAATCTTTCtctaaattattatattctCATATTGAGCCTATGTTAAAGGTCTCAATCACTCCCATTGGTTCTTTTAGGAGGCCATATCCTTTGGATACTACCTTGATTGTCAAACCTTCTGGTCAACCGTATGCTCCTTCTACGTCTCGCGAACgcaataataatatttccGAGTTAAGTAATAGCCGCACCAAGCATAGGGCAAAAGATGATCCAAAAGggtctttttgtttttcggTTGACGAACCTATGCTTAACGGAGACGTTGAATTCGTAGGTGAAGAGCGAATGTTAAAGGCAAGGCTTAGAGCCTCCTCTTTACTTGGTAGGATTATAGGACGTTGGAAAAGAGatgaaattcttttgtttttcaagcCATTCTTACAAGCTTGTTTAACATCGTCTTTTTCAACCCCTGTCGTATTAGGTTCTAGACTCAttgaatctttttttgaagttgaagATAATGACCTTACTATCcaaaaagatgaattgTATCACTTGCTTTGTGACCAATTTGCTACTGTTCCTAGAGAAAATTACGCAAACTTAGTTTCACAATTACATGTTGTACGTGCCCAGTGTAATGCATTGCTCAACACCTTTTTGGATGTAGGGCGTCTTTCTCgttcaaaaattccttCATTAGCTGTTGTTGTCAAAGGGGATCCCGAAGCTGGCCCAATTGCCTTTGGTATAGCGGATGCTGAAAAACTCGTTGGTCCTAcatatgaaaatttatgCAAGTTGTTGTCCCCCTCTCAAAAAGCGCAATCGTCAAAAGCCCTAAACGagataaaatatttaataattgacGAGATCtctatttacaaaattgcaaaagaaagacaGGATATTCAGTGTAGTGCTTCAATTGCTTCCGCGATGGTTACATATGATAAGCTTCCGAAAAAgttaaattcaataattaaGGGTATTATGGAGTCCATAAAAAAGGAACAATTTTCTTGTCTTCAAATGCATTCAGCATCAGCTATGATGAAGTTAATTTCAGCATGCTATAAAGAATCTCGGCAAGTTATTTCTGAGAAAATCGTTAGAAATTTATGTGCTTATGTATGTATGGATACTACTGAAACTCCAATATTTCATGACTCAGGGAAAAATGGAATATTGTCTTTACATAGTATAGGCACAAGCGATGACAACGATGAACAGGTCTCAGGGAAGTTAGTTGATGATTCCGATGATGTAAGTAACGACAGAAAGTCTTCGCTGTCTTCAGTTTCGGATAAGGATGCTGCTGTCTTACAAAGAATGGGTGCGCAGCTAACGCTTCAACAAATGGCTCAAAATTTTGGCAGCTCCCTATTTTCTAGGGTACCCGTGTTGTCCCAGTGTCTATTTGTTCCTTTACAGCAATACGCTGAATCTGGATTTCCTAGTGAAGTTGACCAGGCCAGCTGTACAGTTGGGCAAGACTTACTGGATGCAATGTCTATATTGCGATTTTTAGTTGCGTACTTAGATTCCGGTCTTCAATCTGAAATTGTCAGTACTTTGCCTCATTTACTAGCAACTTTACAATCGAATTATTCCGCCGTACGCAATATGGCATCAAAATGCTTTGCTGCTATTACTGAATCAAATGCTGCGGGATCAAAGgctcttcatcttcttgtTGAGGATGTTGTTCCACTTTTAGGAGATGCTAGTAGCACAATCCACAGACAAGGAGCTATTGAGTGCATATATCATGTTGTTCAACGTCTAGGAGTCCGTATCCTTCCCTACATACTTTACTTAATTATTCCCTTGTTAGGTCGAATGAGTGATGCTGACCAGGATGTACGTGTGCTAGCTACGACTTCCTTTGCAACACTTGTTAAATTAGTACCACTTGAAGCTGGACTTCCTGATCCGCCAGACTTGCCTCAATATCTACTTGATAGTCGTGAAAAGGAGCGCAAATTTTTAGAACAAATGCTGAATCCTTCTAAGGTCGAAGCATTCTCAATTCCTGTCCCCATCTCTGctgatttaaggaaatATCAACAGGAAGGTGTTAATTGGCTGGCTTTCTTAAATAAGTATGAACTTCATGGGATTTTATGTGATGATATGGGGTTGGGTAAGACTTTGCAAACTATTTGTATAGTCGCAAGTGATCATTATAACCgccaaaaattatttgaagaatcaGGAAGTCCCAAGTTTGCTCACGTTCCTTCGTTGATAGTGTGTCCATCTACATTAGCCGGCCATTGGCAGCAAGAACTTAGTACTTATGCaccatttttgaaagtgtCTGCATATGTAGGACCTCCAGCGGAAAGAGCAAAAATAAGatcaaaaatgaagaagtcCGATGTTGTTGTCACGTCTTATGACATATGTCGGAATGATGTGGAtgaattagtaaaaattgaCTGGAACTACTGTGTTCTTGACGAGGGTCatgttataaaaaatgcacGAGCTAAGCTCACAAAAGCGGTTAAAAGTTTAAGGTCCTATCATCGACTAATTCTGTCAGGAACACCTATTCAAAACAATGTGCTAGAGCTTTGGTctctttttgattttctaaTGCCTGGGTTTTTGGGAACTGAAAAGACATTTCAAGAACGATTTGTTCGTCCTATCGCTGCTAGTCGTGATGCAAAAAGCTCATCGAAAGAGCGGGAAAGAGGCACTTTGGCACTCGAGGCTATCCATAAGCAAGTGCTTCCGTTTATGCTTAGGCgattaaaagaagatgtTTTAGCAGATTTGCCCCCAAAGATAATACAAGATTATTATTGTGATATGAGCGATCTGCAAAGAAAGCTTCTTAATGATTTTGTATCTCAGTTGAACATCAATGAAGAGCTCGAAGATGATGAAACGGAAAAAACTCAAGGTacaagaaagaagaaatccCAGAAAGCTCATATTTTCCAGGCTTTGCAATACATGCGTAAACTTTGCAATCATCCTGCTTTGATTTTGACAGAGAAGCATCCAAAACGAAATGCCATTGTTAAGCAATTAGCTAAAGAAAATAGTGGTTTACATGACTTAAAGCATGCTCCAAAATTGACTGCACTTGGTCAATTGCTTCGAGATTGTGGCTTGGGTAATTCTTCAGTAAACTCGAATGGTATTGATAGTGCATTAACGAATGCAGTTAGTGAACATCGTGTGTTGATTTTCTGCCAGCTCAAAGACATGTTAGATATGGTTGAGAAAGATCTGTTGCAAGCTACTATGCCCGATGTTACTTACATGCGCCTTGATGGGTCAGTTGAGCCAACCAAGCGTCAAGAGGCTGTTACCAAATTCAATAATGATCCTTCAATAGATGTTCTTCTGTTAACGACTCATGTTGGTGGTCTTGGTCTTAATCTTACTGGTGCTGATACCGTTATTTTTGTTGAGCATGACTGGAATCCCATGCGAGATTTGCAGGCAATGGACAGAGCTCATCGTATTGGACAAAAAAAGGTGGTGAATGTGTATCGTTTAATCACTCGAGGATGTCTtgaggaaaaaataatgggCCTTCAGAGGTTTAAAATGAACGTGGCATCAACGGTTGTTAATCAGCAAAATGCTGgtctttcttcaattggAACCGATCAGATTTTAGACCTTTTTAACACTACTGCTGATGAACAACAAACTGTACAAAATATTGACAAAGAAGAATCGGAAGATGCGGCAGGTCGCGGTCTAAGTGGTACTTCTAAAAAGGCTCTTGAAGGGCTTCCAGAAATGTGGGATGAATCCCAATATGATGAATTTAATTTGGATGGTTTCATATCTACTTTACCCAAGGATGCTTCTTGA
- the mrs1 gene encoding arginine--tRNA (Arg) ligase Rrs1/Mrs1, translated as MATSVDQISKSLSTLGLQDLPVFREADIHHNPVDVYRSYISSELSKINGVDVSLIYPALETSISKDSADLNLPVPRLRVKGKPQELAQKWAEAFPKDLVEVTANGIFLRFNFNGPSLTKLILPIIWEQRENYGRNESGSGKVAVIEFSSPNIAKPFHAGHLRSTIIGSFLANLHESQGWKVHRVNYLGDWGKQFGLLAIGYKKYGDEDQLKSNPIRHLYDVYVKVNADATEEDEKIQKDKAEAESKGLPYTPPLSLHDKAREFFKRMEDGDEESLKVWARFRDLSITKLKDTYDRLNIHYDEYDGESQVSLELMNKMVDELRSLNLIEEDGGALLIDLSKHDKKLGKAIVQKRDGTTLYLTRDIGTAYKRYEKYKFDKSIYVVSSQQDMYFSQLFKIFELMGFDWAKKCVHINYGLVQGMSTRKGKAVFLDDIMEVAKEEMHKVMQKNEEKYAQVENPEEVADIVGKTAIRIQDSTGKRINNYAFDWSRMTSFEGDTGPYLQYAHSRLSSVRRNVNYTDEEIMGANLELLTEPDAYDLVRLLGQYPDVLKNAFRFQETSTVVTYLFKLTHAVSKLYDILWVRGRERDIQLARLALFGAAKQVLNNGMTLLGLTPLERM; from the coding sequence ATGGCAACTTCTGTTGAtcaaatttccaaaagttTAAGTACTCTTGGTTTGCAAGATCTTCCTGTTTTCAGGGAAGCAGATATTCATCATAATCCTGTTGATGTTTATCGCAGCTACATTTCCTCGGAGTTGTCAAAAATCAATGGGGTTGATGTTTCTCTAATCTATCCAGCTCTCGAAACTTCAATCAGCAAAGATTCTGCTGATCTCAATTTGCCAGTTCCCCGTCTGCGTGTGAAAGGGAAACCTCAGGAATTGGCTCAGAAGTGGGCTGAGGCATTCCCTAAGGATCTAGTGGAAGTTACAGCTAACGGGATTTTCTTGagatttaattttaatggTCCCTCACTTACAAAATTAATCTTACCTATTATCTGGGAGCAACGCGAAAATTATGGCCGTAATGAATCCGGAAGCGGGAAAGTCGCCGTAATTGAATTTAGCAGTCCTAATATTGCTAAACCTTTTCATGCTGGGCATCTTCGTAGTACGATTATAGGATCTTTTCTTGCAAATTTGCACGAATCTCAAGGTTGGAAAGTACACCGTGTTAATTACTTGGGGGATTGGGGTAAACAATTTGGTTTGCTTGCGATCGGGTATAAAAAGTATGGTGATGAGGATCAATTAAAATCTAATCCTATTCGCCATTTGTATGATGTTTACGTTAAAGTAAATGCTGATGCCACGgaggaagatgaaaaaatccaaaaagaCAAGGCCGAAGCTGAATCCAAGGGTCTTCCTTACACACCTCCTCTTTCCCTTCATGACAAAGCTcgtgaattttttaagagaaTGGAGGACGGCGATGAAGAGTCTCTCAAAGTGTGGGCGCGTTTCCGTGACCTTAGTATTACCAAACTCAAGGATACTTATGACCGGTTGAATATTCATTATGATGAGTACGATGGTGAGTCGCAAGTATCTCTTGAACTGATGAATAAGATGGTAGATGAGCTCAGAAGCTTGAATCTCATTGAGGAAGATGGTGGTGCTTTGCTCATTGATCTTTCAAAGCATGATAAAAAGCTTGGTAAAGCTATTGTTCAAAAGCGTGATGGTACCACTTTGTATTTGACTCGTGATATTGGCACTGCTTATAAGCGTTACGAGAAGTACAAATTTGATAAGTCCATCTATGTTGTATCATCTCAACAAGATATGTATTTCTCTCAGCTTTTTAAGATTTTTGAGCTAATGGGATTCGATTGGGCCAAAAAGTGTGTACATATCAACTATGGTTTAGTGCAAGGTATGAGTACCAGAAAGGGAAAGGCAGTATTCCTAGATGATATAATGGAGGTCGCTAAAGAAGAGATGCATAAGGTAATGCAAAAGAATGAGGAGAAATATGCTCAAGTCGAAAATCCTGAAGAGGTTGCGGACATCGTAGGAAAAACAGCAATTCGAATCCAAGATTCCACTGGCAAACGTATTAATAATTACGCTTTCGATTGGTCTCGTATGACTTCTTTTGAAGGTGATACCGGCCCATACCTTCAATACGCTCATTCTCGTCTCTCTTCTGTTCGACGCAATGTAAATTACACcgatgaagaaataatgGGTGCTAACTTGGAGTTGCTTACTGAACCTGATGCTTATGATTTGGTTCGTCTCCTTGGACAGTATCCTGATGTGTTGAAGAATGCTTTTCGCTTTCAAGAGACATCTACTGTGGTAACTTATCTTTTCAAGCTAACTCATGCTGTCAGTAAGTTATACGATATTCTTTGGGTCCGTGGTCGTGAGAGAGATATACAACTTGCACGTTTGGCTCTTTTTGGTGCTGCTAAACAGGTTTTGAATAATGGCATGACTCTGCTTGGTCTTACGCCTTTAGAAAGAATGTAA
- a CDS encoding Usp (universal stress protein) family protein: MSESAPAGSKEGVSFGNLPRPEPRTSKDQQKLSISTDVKKPSHSAPVTPVRSARSSMEQPTFRPVAKNSVTVAPARAAGFCPPQFEEYHHGRSHSLVSPPPSPHFLKRISFDTFNNKAATDFSLTLKTQHQAYKWTRTSRTFLCGMDGNSYSEVAVDWLFETLLADNDEAVVLRVIDPSSKLAEDLSDEQSYRSLAEHIMAGILKKVDDDKAVSIIVELVVGKPQDMILRTIHVYSPDSLIVGTRGKALNSFQSLLSSGSVSKFCLQKSPIPVIVVRPDRKRVRSKNKRLKDKTRKSYMEILEKSGR, translated from the coding sequence ATGAGTGAATCTGCACCCGCTGGTTCGAAGGAGGGAGTTTCATTCGGTAATCTCCCTCGTCCTGAGCCACGAACTTCTAAAGACCAGCAGAAGTTATCCATTTCTACCGATGTTAAAAAACCATCTCATTCTGCTCCTGTTACGCCGGTTCGGAGTGCCAGGAGCTCAATGGAACAGCCAACGTTTCGTCCTGTTGCAAAAAATTCCGTAACAGTGGCACCTGCTCGGGCGGCTGGATTCTGTCCTCCACAATTTGAGGAATATCATCATGGACGTTCCCATAGTCTTGTTTCACCACCTCCGAGTCcacattttctaaaaaggATTTCGTTCGATACgtttaataataaagcGGCTACAGATTTTTCCCTGACTCTGAAAACACAACATCAAGCTTACAAGTGGACAAGAACGTCTCGCACTTTTTTGTGTGGCATGGATGGCAATTCGTATTCTGAAGTTGCAGTCGATTGGTTATTCGAAACACTTTTAGCCGACAACGATGAAGCAGTAGTATTAAGAGTAATTGATCCTTCTTCCAAGCTAGCGGAGGATTTATCGGATGAACAATCTTACAGATCTTTAGCTGAACATATCATGGCAGGCATACTCAAGAAAGTTGATGATGATAAAGCTGTTTCTATAATAGTTGAACTCGTGGTTGGTAAACCTCAAGATATGATCCTTCGTACTATACACGTTTATTCACCTGATAGTCTTATTGTCGGTACTCGTGGCAAAGCCTTAAATAGCTTTCAGTCTCTTCTTTCTAGCGGAAGCGtttccaaattttgtttacaaaaaagcCCCATTCCCGTAATTGTTGTTCGACCTGATCGAAAACGAGTTCGTTCAAAAAACAAGCGCCTTAAGGACAAAACGAGAAAGTCCTATATGGAAATTTTAGAGAAAAGCGGTCGCTAA